CATTCTGTATTGTATCTAAGAACAAGTTTGCATCTAAGTACTGTCACAGTAAGGACaagcaaacaaaaaacaaatatgaaatattttttctatcagactacttaaaaatataaacaattgatTTTCAAGATGAATATTGATAGATtatttataaataacttcaaCTAATAAATAGATAAAGAAATGTCCTATTTAATACCTGTTTATGATATCAAAAGATGATTTTTTTGGGGCTGTTGACTAAGCTGTTGTCTCCTTTTTTAAGCTCCCAAATTTTTGGTGCAGAAAAGTTTAAAATCAAGATGTTCATCAAAATTATTGAATGAAACAGGGCTGTGTCTACAAATTACATGTAGTATTATGTATATCTCACAACAGTGATTCATCTTTTTTGTCTTCGTATATTCATATCAATTACATGGCTTTCGGTTGTAAAATGCACAGAATTAATGCATGAAAACAAGTATTTAGTTGTAAAATTTGTGACTTTTGTGTACTAACTAAGTTTTTGTTCTAACATCTCCATCTGTTGACATTTAGAGGTGTCGACAGGAAACATAAAGACAGGTAATTTAATGAGGTTACAAATTAATTACATGTACAACATAGAAATCAGCAAGGATGAAACATACGCGGACTTATAATATATGTACAGGAAATGGATTAAACTGCTGACATAAATATATCTTGTTACTAACTAGTTTAACCACCTTATCTCGCAGTACTCAAGGTTTACGTGGAAAAAAGTGGGTAGTCAAAAAATACTGTTAGGTTTtaacaaaactattttaaaatcaAGATTTCTATGATTCTTTTTTTATTCCTTTGAAGGTCTTACCTTTCTTTACTGAGAAGGCTaatgtattttcatttaaaaaaatagaactaTCAAACTAATGTAAAATGTCATAGTTAAAGaggtaaacaataaaataacaaacaaattgtGTCAGCTATATATCCTATTGCCAAGAAGGAaactgttacacatttgttttggCATAAAGATGTCGCCTATTCATATAAAACTGTGCATagaattttcattaaataaaattctaGTTCATGTTGGTAGTAAATTTACTATATATAAACTTCATATCTACATTAATGCAAGTTAAAAAAATGTAAGCGAACATAAACTTGACATGGGAATCTCTACCTCCTGTGTATTAATGTATTGTATGATTGTAAAATTGAGGGAGACCAAAACAAATACTTGGCAAACTCTTATTGTTGGTATGATCTTGGCAGATTGAATAGGATTTAATGAAAACTTCTCAGGATAATAGATAGAAGATTCATTTCTCCTGCCATGTAAACAATGTAGAATTGGTCATGAAAATGTCACCTTAACAGACGACAAGGCGACAGCTGAGAAATgctaacataaataaaaaaatatataatcctAAAATAGTATGAAGGACACACATCCATTACCTAACAAAATTAAGTCATTATGAAAGCAAATAAAATTTCAAGATAGCAAAGTAGGTAATGAGATGATGGTATTTCTACACCTTCTTAGATTTGAAATCTTTCTGTTATTCATTTATCTGATAGAGAACTTCCTCTGTTACAGATAAGCAGCAAGAACTTGATTTACCAACAGTTAAAGTAGATGAACCTCAAGTCAAAAGGAAAGAAGAAGAACCACAGAAAGACTCAAAGAAGAGTCCTATGACCCAGATTATTGGGGTTCGCAAAATGAAGCATGCGAACAGTTTTACTGGAATTGTACCTAAATATGGTGTAGAACCAACAAATGCTGACCTTTTGGCACAGGTATTTATattcttcttttaaaaaatggaTAAATGGCAGACTTTGTACCCACGAAAACATCACATGCTGAACTTTTGGCATAGATATTTATACTACGTAAGAAACCAAGAAAAAATCCAAGCTTTACATTTATATGATTGATTGCAATGTGTTTACTTGCTACTATTTAAAATGAAcctaaatttttaaaaacatactACATTGATTACTAATAgaaaagaaatttgaattttagTCAACATGTGTTTTATCTATATATTGTGGAATTATTGTATTATAAAATTAGTTCAAGTTGGTAGTAAAAATAATACTTATTATTGTGGCAACATTTGTgaggaataaatattacatattGATATCATATATATACAACAGTATTGGTCTTATAATGTAGTACCAATGTCAAGGACAATTGCTAAGGGTTATATATGTGTCAATATACTTTGTTACAAAAGAAATGACTATTGTATATTAAATTTGTGTTTGAATAAGTATTAAGTACAAAGCCTGAAGTAAAAGTAAGATTTGAATTGTCTGTCAATGGGTCCCGTAGGTAAATCAAATATATGTAATGACGTAAATACTGACCTAGTTTTCTACAGTTAAATACTTGCTGTATTCATAACGTAATTTGTTAATTACTCTTAAATCTTTAAATCAATATTGAAGGTTAAATCATATTGCTGTATTAGTGACTTTTATCAAATTTCCCCGATATTTACTTTCGTCAATATTTGCATTGGAAACCATGTCACTGTGATGCACATCTTGGTAACTTGGTTAATTAGTAATAAAATGCACCAGGTTACGACTGGTTGACATTTGATGGTTGACAGTGTCTCATTATTTTGATAATTAGATATTCAACAGTTACATGTTCaataacaatattaaaatgttatgTTTAGGCAATAAAGagtacatatttatattttcagactTTAACTGATATTAATAAATGGGGTGCTGATGTCTTTAAAATTGCTGAATACTCTGGGAATCGACCTCTAACCTGTACTACTTACAAAATATTTCAGGTAGGTTATTACTCTGGTCAGAACTGACCACTTACTTATATACGATTATCCTCAATATATTTCATTGAGGCTATGTTTATATTATTTCCCCACTGCAGAAATAGGCTTGCCTTAACAGGGTATTACATTCATTCATCATAGTCAAAATAACACATAGTATTATGAAATGTGCTGAAACGGATTGATCTCAGCCAGGATTGCTGTAGTAATGTAGTAAAATATCTGTccttaaagaaagttattaattACCATTGTATAGTCCTTGATCATGACTTCAGTCTAACTTATTGGAAATTTTGGTTAACCTGTATCTATATTAATGTTTCTAGTGATTTATTATTGTTGACGTCAGTTCCCATTGTCTTGAGTTTCTCTTGGTATTTATTAACTTGTGATTGAAACGTTTTTTGCTGCTGTACTGATATTCCCTTAGATAATTAAACTCTATGAATGAATCAAAATTTTCTAAAACATGCCAAGAAGTTTGGCAGCTtctgtaaaatttcatgaattaatgttttaaaatttggcAGTTTTTCCAAGAGAAATTGAAGATATGTGAGAGATGATAGAAGCAAACTCCAAATTATCAgataagaaaacagaaaaatcctGGTTATGTAAAAAATGTGTATTAAAATCATCCTACAAATTATTATCAAAAGATATTccattaatatcaaaataaaattatattgaatTATACAAATGAGGTGAACTTTTTCATCAAGGAGACTTTTAATGTAAGATAAAGAACAGCAGTAGAGTACATTTCACTTCTGAGAAGTCATGTAAATATATGTTAAATGTATCTAACAGAAAATCAGGTTTTCTTTAACCTTAATATTATATCATAAaccaaaatatgatgaaaaaggTCTGACTTGTTTAAGATTAGGTTATTGGTTTCTTTCTGGAACTAGTTCATGTTACAAGACGAACCCTAAATGATAAAACGACAAGATACTAAAAGTGCTAATGAATAGTTAATGATTATACAGGATGGCAATGCAAAAGAGATCTTTTTTAAACCTTTACATCCCTTCACTAATTTGAATAAGGCTTGGTGTAGAAACGTGAGGTTAGATCATTTGATACTGACGTCAGTATTGATCTGTTATCAGTGTGACCAGAAAGTCAGTGATTTTTGCATAACCAGCGGAGTCATTTAGTACCTGAGGAAATACCATGCTGTAATATGACAGTCTGTTCTCTCTTATCACTAATTGAcatataataaattcaaaacaataatttataCAAGATCATCATGTTCTGGTAATAAGCCATGAGGAATTATACATTTCATCATATGGCTCCTTGTAATATGTTGTCACGATTTTTCCACACTCTAATAGTACATTGCCTCCTAAGTAAACGATAAAACCCAAGtcatttactctgagtacagttTAGCTTCCAAGAAGGCGAAATCATGACTTACTCgatatataattattaaatgaTACTTTGATAGGTTTCACACCAAAGATTATTTGCCATTGTCAGATAGAATACatgataattgaaaataaaagacgaGCTGTAGGGATGTGATGTCATTGACACATCGGTCATCTACATTAATTACTCGCATAATGCCTTTGTTGTTGACCAGCATGACTGGACACAACTTCTAATACTTTGAGTATTAACACTCATGTTTATACCTGATTAAAATTTTACACTTCAAGTGCTATAGTTCTTATTGGTGCCAAAACATTTTAATGTTCTTagcatcattgttttttttttcttaatttatttgatttaagttcATTAAACTTTATCAAATTGTTGGTAAAAACAATGACCTTTaagtatgtttaatatttttgcaGGAACAAGACTTACTaagtatgtttaatatttttgcaGGAACGAGACTTACTtagtatgtttaatatttttgcaGGAACGAGACTTACTtagtatgtttaatatttttgcaGGAACGAGACTTACTaagtatgtttaatatttttgcaGGAACGAGACTTACTaagtatgtttaatatttttgcaGGAACGAGACTTACTaagtatgtttaatatttttgcaGGAACGAGACTTACTaagtatgtttaatatttttgcaGGAACGAGACTTACTaagtatgtttaatatttttgcaGGAACGAGACTTACTaagtatgtttaatatttttccagGAACGAGACTTACTaagtatgtttaatatttttccagGAACGAGACTTACTaagtatgtttaatatttttccagGAACGAGACTTACTaagtatgtttaatatttttccagGAACGAGACTTACTaagtatgtttaatatttttacagGAACGAGACTTACTaagtatgtttaatatttttgcaGGAACGAGACTTACTaagtatgtttaatatttttacagGAACGAGACTTACTaagtatgtttaatatttttacagGAACGAGACTTACTaagtatgtttaatatttttacagGAACGAGACTTACTaagtatgtttaatatttttacagGAACGAGACTTACTaagtatgtttaatatttttacagGAACGAGACTTACTaagtatgtttaatatttttgcaGGAACGAGACTTACTaagtatgtttaatatttttacagGAACGAGACTTACTaagtatgtttaatatttttacagGAACGAGACTTACTAAGTATGTTTAAGATTCCTGCTACCACACTGTTGAACTACCTGATGCATTTAGAAGATCACTATCACCGTGACAACCCATATCATAATTCTACACATGCTGCTGATGTCACACAATCTACACATGTGTTACTGTCCTCGCAGGCATTAGacgtaaatatttatttttattttattttttttggggggaggggggtgtTTTTAAGCTGGCAAAATGTTGAGAACACATCTTAAAACTGGCATACTTGATTGAATACTCTTTTTTTCTATAGTTTTACTCTATCAGTGAAGTTCGTGCCATACATACCACATCAAACTATATATGACATACAATCTGGACGTTTATCATGTACAGTAAACATATGAAATATTATTACACTATATGAGGTAATATATCTATCATCTTAGGTTCACTTGAAACAAATTGTAGGTAACTGACCAAATTAAATCCTTACTGGTACACTGCCTGTAGCCTTGGTAGCTAAGGTTGTTGAACTTTTGTCACACCTTAATTAGAAAATTTCACCAGGTAAAAAACATTGAAAGACCAATCCTTATTTATTTGCATACATTTCTACACTGAAGAAGACTTAAAACAGcaattaaaaattttgatttcCATTTTGtgtaatatataaacaatatttaaatgtataatttttgtcATATGTCATAAGTAAGTTCTTTGTTTTCAGAATGTGTTCACAGATCTTGAAGTTTTAGCGGCCATTTTTGCAAGTGCTATACATGACGTAGATCATCCTGGGCTTacaaatcagtatttagttcacACAGGTAAGGACAATGGTCATTGGCGTGTTTAATTAACATACTGTAATAGGTGCCACTCTTGATTAAGTAGCCCGAAAGTGGATCTAAATAGTGGcattaaaacaacaacaacaatcaTCTTAATTGAACTCCAGAGTGTGACAAACTTTTATATTAGTAATTTATGGTCTTTCTTCTTACTTTCTACTTGAAATTTGTAATAATGAGAGATGGTTTCATATTGGAAATTGACCTCTTTACTGATATCTGCAGATGatttgaatattcaaaatttagtccACTAAACACACCATTCAAAAAGTGATCGTAAGACAGGAGGAAACATCCGGCAAAACATTTATCACAAAGATTCTACTCTTACAGACACAACACATCAAATTAGCAtttcaaattacattttttgtttgctGTCAACAGATTTTCCCGTTATTTATTTACATCATTATACTTTACTGATTATAGATGAGTTCATATATCAATCATTTTTAGTTCAGTTGTACTTTGTATTGATTTTATTTCTACTTGCGTAAAGAAGTTGGGATTAATGTGCAAATTAAATTCTCTGATGTCATAGTTTTCATTTGAGAAAgattaatataattttttaatatacttACAAGAATTATATGATGGTGATACAAAAAATTATCGTACTGAAATACTGTACATCAGAAGTaagattagaaaataaaattcaattaataATTAAATTAAGCACAATAATTGGATAAGAACACAAATTGGTAACAAAAAAGAGAAGGCTATAGCTGTATACCACCAAAATTAAAAGTACAGAAAAAAAGACAACTGTGATTAAGTATTACATATAAAAGTAAgaagtgtggtatgattgccaataagacaactcttcacaagagaccaaataacatagaaattGGGAATTTAAGGTCACagtaaggccttcaaaaattagcAAAAGCCATGCATGCTTGCTATAATTATATGTATTTCCTTATTaagaaagattttatttttatttttagaaatgtctATGTAGCAAAATATGTTTGAATGTTTTATGTCTCTCAGTCTTACATCTATTTATTTCAGGTTCAGAACTAGCACTGATGTATAACGATGAGTCTGTTTTAGAAAACCATCACCTCGCTGTAGCATTCAAACTTTTACAAGAAGACAATTGTAACATTTTCCTCAATTTAAGTGATAAACAACGTCAGACATTAAGAAAAATGGTAATCGATATGGTGTTAGCTACAGACATGTCAAAACACATGAGTCTATTAGCAGACTTGAAAACAATGGTAGAAACAAAAAAAGTGGCAGGATCGGGTGTGCTTATGTTGGATAATTATACAGATaaaatacaggtaaataaaaCTTAATGACTGTATCAAAGGCCAGATTTATCCAGTCACACCTGCTTACAACAGAATGATGAAATCTAAGAAGTTGGTGTCCAGGGAACTAATAAATGACTAGCTTATGTTATTTCGTGTATTGTATGATTATAACACAATTAAGTATTAAAGAATGCTATCTCTTTGGAGACCGAATATCTCATGACTTAAAATAATAATATGATTATATAAGGACAATTTTTATTATGattgctttatcatgtttattgcttAACTTCCattggcaaacatttcatgcatatttacatgttaaatttAAAGCATCGTATGTTCATGGAAAGGAAGTAAATTGTTCTCTACGCAGTAAGTGGTACAATGCTCTAGAAGCCAATGTTTATCACAGTTTGGTCAGTGGTTTTATTATAGGTTAATCTTCATGTCATGTGACTAGATCAGTTTGGTCAGTGGTTTCATTATTGGTGAGTCTTCATGTCATGTGACTAGATCAGTTTGGTCAGTGGTTTTATTATTAGTTAGTCTTCATGTCATGTGACTAGATCAGTTTGGTCAGTGGTTTCTTTATTGGTTAATCTTTATGTCATGTGACTAGATCAGTTTGGTCAGTGGTTTCATTATTGGTTAGTCTTCATGTCATGTGACTAGATCAGTTTGGTCAGTGGTTTTATTATTGGTTAATCTTCCGGTCATGTGACTAGAGTATACAAGTTTTATAAGAACTGTACTGCACAAGTCCTCATTTCTATGAGTTATTTGATAATAGGACAGAGATAATGGCTCTTAATTTCTTTCATGTTTTCTATAATATACAAGTATTATGAAAACTGATACTgctataaataatttattaatgaTTGATACAACTGGACATGATATTTTCTGAAGAAAACATTATACACTCTTTTGTTTCACTttatcttaaaattacaaataaatttttataGAAAGTACAAAGGAATTAGATttgatacacaaaaaaaaccatttattAATAAATAGGCATGTATAACTAAAGTTGTAATTGAAGTAAATGCTGATTTTCAAACAGTTAATTTAATGGAATTTATTATAAactaattatttaatttttaggtGTTACAAAATATGGTCCATTGTTCAGATCTGAGTAACCCCACCAAACCAATTGAGATTTACAAGAAATCAGTTGATCGACTGATGGAAGAATTCTTCCAGCAAGGAGATAAAGAAAGAGAACGTGGTATGGATATCAGTCCGATGTGTGACCGACATAATTCTACGATAGAAAAGTCACAGGTAAGAAATCCTTCAATCTATCACTCAAATTATAATATAGTTACTTGGATATAAATCTTTACAAAACATAATCATATTCACCACTTGATTGTAATTGATATATCTAATGAGAAATTCAGTCATATTGAGGACagtttaattaaaaatttgactTCTTATAGTGCATACAAGTGCTTGTTAGTTCCATTGTTAAGAAAATGTCTCCTGAATGAAAACAAGTACAGATGATCATAATGTTATACAGTATATACCAAAACAAACCagaattatcatttaaaaaaagcaaaacaaacagaTGTCACGTGAGAAAAATAACAATTTGgcttaaagttaaaaaaaacaatttgtatttatacatttgcagctgatattatatatatataattttatgatCAACAGGTTGGTTTTATAGACTATATAGTGCACCCTTTGTGGGAGACATGGGCAGATTTAGTGTTTCCCGATGCTCAAGAAATATTAGACACTTTAGAGGACAATAGAGATTGGTATCAAAGCATGATTCCAGTAAGTCCGTCAGCAAGTTTCTCAACACGGAAACGGAACTCAGATAAAGAAGAggaaacaaaatttcagtttgATATGGACGAAGTTAAAGACAATAATTGTGATAGTGCTCAGACTTTAAAGGTTTCTACGCCAAAGACGCATTAGTTTtatgtgatattttgttttaagggAGAGCACTctgtgattatttattttttcttgggTTGTTATTTGCGTTTAGGTGCTCAGGGAACTTGCAGTACCCAATGAAAACTGAACGAAAACTTAATTTGCTGATTTTGCAACGAAACATGCAAGACTTATTTATTTGccattgtatttgtttttctgaatttttaaaatatgtttgaaggTTAGCTTCAAAGCTCTTCCTTTATTGCATCAATTTCATTCTATACTTTCTCTCTTTGTGTACTATGTAGGTTGTCTTCCAGAAAATTATATTTACTGCTCTGCTGAaacgatttatttttaaaataaaaataaaagttaatataAGAATAATAGTAAGAGTACTAAagcttttttcttttcttttttttatcattatttatttttattttaaattcttcCATTGATGTTGAAaagtttagaatttttttattatatttttacatttcttgTTGTGACTTTAATCTATGTAAAAAAGTTGaacaagaaatttattttaaaatttttaataaaattatctccATTTTACTTACTGGTGTAATGGGGAGATAAAAACCTGAAAAAGTGGAGAAAATTGTTTAGCAAGGGAGATAAATTTATCTTCAACAAGAGAAGATAACTCATCTGTGATCTCATATCAAATTTTATCTGTAAATAACggaaatgtatttaattttttgcattatttataaatatgtaaatataataCAGTTTATTATGTAAGCATTACTCATTGTTTGAAGATAGCCATGACATCTGACCAGTACTAATATATCTGTTGTCAGTGTATTTATTATATTCTAGGATTTACATAGAAAAGTTAGCATTTAGGTACACTTCCCCATACAAATAAGAGAATATGAAAATTCAGCTATGAACCAGCAACTAAATCAacatttttggtgtttttttataagatatctggtGATTGATTGAAATTTCTCcttttggctttaatttttaaattcaatcGAGTTACTGCTTATATTAAAAGCATACTCAGCATGGTTTGGAATCTATTTTCATCAAGGCTGTTTCGTCTATCATTTATGCAAAAGACTTTTCAGAATGACCTGTAGTTATACTCAGATACTTGTAGTAATTagtttccccccaaaaaaaacagaataataaTAATTAGCCATAGTATGTCTGTCAATCATtgataaatttaatttcaatcataaaaagtgattttcatttataattaatTGTGTTAAGATAGATTTTGTTTGGCTCAGTGTtagaaaaataagaaaagaaagCCATTTGATGTGTACAATTATGCATGTTGTTAAGCTTAAAAAAgaacatatacattttacatgTGTTATATGAACGTCTGATACTTGTGGACATACAATTTATGCAAATTACCTTCACCTTTCGACAGGTATCTTTTTTAAgactttttaatgtattttttcaacataaatcaATGTTAAAGGTACCATTTCCTCTGTTATTCTCATAAAACCTCCATGGGAAAAACAGTACAATATTAACCACTTTAATATGATTGGGTAGACACGATATTTTTCATTACTGGTAAACACTATAGTGCAATATTTGATCATCGTCATATGTAATATAATATTCATTGTTATTGATAAGCTACAGCAGTAATTCCCGGGTATGTACAGTGTGTCCCAGGTTGTGAGGAAAGTCATTTTCTTTGCAATAGTTTCTCCACTGACAATTCTGGTCTACTGTACAggatagatttttatatgtaacatACTATGTTAATGAATTTATTCATTGTTAGTTACCAAAATCTATTGATTTTAGTGCTAATTAAATTCAGCATTTTGTTAGATATTTATATATGGAGTTTATGCATAGTAATAtcaaacatgtttaaatttaAGAAGTTACTATTTCAAAAAAAAGTGCTGACAAGAAAAAACTAAATCTTGTACAGTTTTCCAAAATTTCATGGAGATTTCCACAATATGTTTTATTACGATATTTCTTGTTAGAGATAACGAGTGGCATTATATAAAAATACTGATCTATTTATTGGTAGATTAGATAAACAGAATTGATTGGTCAAGTTTTTCCATACCATTCCGGTCATGTATTAGATAGAATTGTATTTGTACACATTAATATAGGTAGAGATAACTACAATTTTATATCTAGAGGTAGATAAACAGGCTGGTTACAGTTTTCTGAATCAGAAAAGTGTTTGAACATCTCTATAGAAATCCAAACAGTTCTGTGATACTGATTAAAACATTCAGTAGATGTTGTTGCTGAACTCAACATTTAtacataaacaataaacaattttaagactgcattctttttatttatttctttaagaaATGAAATATTCTTAGTAGAAGGTATATATGTGGTAGATGGTCACGAGACAGTGTCCAATAGGCCAGTTCTGCGATACggttttcagatgaatctgtcatgtgacttccatCACCACAAGACAAAAATTTATGCATAGAAATTTCCAACACATGTTGAGCAAACGGgtgaaaaagttttattttatactgcacaaaatatttgggaaattTAAATCTAAAAGGATGGTCACCCTCCCTCAGTCATACGGCAATCACGATTATGTACTTACGgaacattaattatttctatactaCCCTACAGAATGACGTTTATGAAAGTGCTGGAAACTTTTAAAAGAGCAGGGATACAGGTGCACCTTCtttctggtaaatgacgtcataaaggttTGCGAAATTGATCTTAGgtgaaagacatgattccagaaatgacctattttgacaaaaaatatgatTTGCCATTGTGAACCTAATGTAGCATCAATCCAATAGCACTTGTGCATGACAGATCTATCAGCAGTTGATATAATATTCCATCACAGAGGGTTGCTACTTATAAGAAAGCTTTTGAATCAAGGATTATGAAAGTTGTGTCCCAGATGAACAGTTATGTTCTAATTATTGTAGCCGTACATATCACCCTTTCCTTGTTGATGACATCATCTTATTTATATGGAAGCATGATGGGTACCAATAGTGGAGCAGATCTACCTGACCTATTGTAGCACCTAAGGTAGATCGACCTGACCTATTGTAGCACCTAAGGTAGATCGACCTGACCTATTGTAGCACCTAAGGTAGATCGACCTGACCTATTGTAGCACCTAAGGTAGATCGACCTGACCTATTGTAGCACCTAAGGTAGATCGACCTGACCTATTGTAGCACCTAAGGTAGATCTACCTGACCTATTGTAGCACCTAAGGTAGATCGACCTGACCTATTGTAGCACCTAAGGTAGATCGACCTGACCTATTGTTGCACCTAAGGTTTTATTTATGGTGGTTGTTTTGGCCTTTCATCAAAGTTTTCTGTATACAACTTGTAGACTGTTACTTGTCTTTTTATCTATGTTTGGCCATTGCATTTTGGCTCTTGTTCAACATTCAGCTTTTGATTGTGAATAGATAAGCCATGAAATATTCACTGACTGAACATAGTGTCAGATACATCTGTGCACATTTTGAGGGTACAAGTTGTCTGAAGGGTTTTCTCATCTATTATGGATGTGAAATGTGTAACAGGTTGTTTATACAAGAAATGTTTCCATTGATATATGGAAATTATCTCTGCATAGTTCCATTtgggaaatatttttataaagattcTCTTAGAGGCAAACTATCAATTTTTGATTGAATGTCAAACAAACATCAGCACTGCAATTATTACCTGAAGATAAGAAgggaaaaataacaaaagaataaAACACTGAACTTTAAGTAAAGTATGCAGCTGTGtcaaaatgaaaacttaaaaaacCATAACTAAGTAGGCAATATCAACTTGAGACAAATCACCGTCACTCAGTCAGGTATTGAGTTAACAATATAGAGATACATCATGGAACAAACCATTAACACTTAAAC
This sequence is a window from Mytilus edulis chromosome 1, xbMytEdul2.2, whole genome shotgun sequence. Protein-coding genes within it:
- the LOC139502669 gene encoding 3',5'-cyclic-AMP phosphodiesterase 4C-like isoform X17 is translated as MSHNNKLHRVLSTSVLRIPRSRYSFWQRHADDLIVTPFAQILASLRSVRNNYISLTNVQAPRERSRGASNPSGSHIHGRGSTGQENNKVPDEKYSQMALDTLEELDWCLDQLETIQTHRSVSDMASSKFKRMLNRELSHFAESSKSGNQIAEYICNTYLDKQQELDLPTVKVDEPQVKRKEEEPQKDSKKSPMTQIIGVRKMKHANSFTGIVPKYGVEPTNADLLAQTLTDINKWGADVFKIAEYSGNRPLTCTTYKIFQERDLLSMFKIPATTLLNYLMHLEDHYHRDNPYHNSTHAADVTQSTHVLLSSQALDNVFTDLEVLAAIFASAIHDVDHPGLTNQYLVHTGSELALMYNDESVLENHHLAVAFKLLQEDNCNIFLNLSDKQRQTLRKMVIDMVLATDMSKHMSLLADLKTMVETKKVAGSGVLMLDNYTDKIQVLQNMVHCSDLSNPTKPIEIYKKSVDRLMEEFFQQGDKERERGMDISPMCDRHNSTIEKSQVGFIDYIVHPLWETWADLVFPDAQEILDTLEDNRDWYQSMIPVSPSASFSTRKRNSDKEEETKFQFDMDEVKDNNCDSAQTLKVSTPKTH
- the LOC139502669 gene encoding 3',5'-cyclic-AMP phosphodiesterase 4C-like isoform X2, yielding MAAAAIYRKFKKLGLVPKHGKKHNHGHPRVKHPDDDDEEDRDTFDVENGTGPGRPTLEGSSPSSSRLVLQNLPQRRESFLYRSDSDYDLSPKSVSRHSSMQSEMSPPTPTSNSTKGPQHADDLIVTPFAQILASLRSVRNNYISLTNVQAPRERSRGASNPSGSHIHGRGSTGQENNKVPDEKYSQMALDTLEELDWCLDQLETIQTHRSVSDMASSKFKRMLNRELSHFAESSKSGNQIAEYICNTYLDKQQELDLPTVKVDEPQVKRKEEEPQKDSKKSPMTQIIGVRKMKHANSFTGIVPKYGVEPTNADLLAQTLTDINKWGADVFKIAEYSGNRPLTCTTYKIFQERDLLSMFKIPATTLLNYLMHLEDHYHRDNPYHNSTHAADVTQSTHVLLSSQALDNVFTDLEVLAAIFASAIHDVDHPGLTNQYLVHTGSELALMYNDESVLENHHLAVAFKLLQEDNCNIFLNLSDKQRQTLRKMVIDMVLATDMSKHMSLLADLKTMVETKKVAGSGVLMLDNYTDKIQVLQNMVHCSDLSNPTKPIEIYKKSVDRLMEEFFQQGDKERERGMDISPMCDRHNSTIEKSQVGFIDYIVHPLWETWADLVFPDAQEILDTLEDNRDWYQSMIPVSPSASFSTRKRNSDKEEETKFQFDMDEVKDNNCDSAQTLKVSTPKTH
- the LOC139502669 gene encoding 3',5'-cyclic-AMP phosphodiesterase 4C-like isoform X6, which encodes MAAAAIYRKFKKLGLVPKHGKKHNHGHPRVKHPDDDDEEDRDTFDVENGTGPGRPTLEGSSPSSSRLVLQNLPQRRESFLYRSDSDYDLSPKSVSRHSSMQSEIHADDLIVTPFAQILASLRSVRNNYISLTNVQAPRERSRGASNPSGSHIHGRGSTGQENNKVPDEKYSQMALDTLEELDWCLDQLETIQTHRSVSDMASSKFKRMLNRELSHFAESSKSGNQIAEYICNTYLDKQQELDLPTVKVDEPQVKRKEEEPQKDSKKSPMTQIIGVRKMKHANSFTGIVPKYGVEPTNADLLAQTLTDINKWGADVFKIAEYSGNRPLTCTTYKIFQERDLLSMFKIPATTLLNYLMHLEDHYHRDNPYHNSTHAADVTQSTHVLLSSQALDNVFTDLEVLAAIFASAIHDVDHPGLTNQYLVHTGSELALMYNDESVLENHHLAVAFKLLQEDNCNIFLNLSDKQRQTLRKMVIDMVLATDMSKHMSLLADLKTMVETKKVAGSGVLMLDNYTDKIQVLQNMVHCSDLSNPTKPIEIYKKSVDRLMEEFFQQGDKERERGMDISPMCDRHNSTIEKSQVGFIDYIVHPLWETWADLVFPDAQEILDTLEDNRDWYQSMIPVSPSASFSTRKRNSDKEEETKFQFDMDEVKDNNCDSAQTLKVSTPKTH